Proteins encoded in a region of the Podospora pseudopauciseta strain CBS 411.78 chromosome 6, whole genome shotgun sequence genome:
- a CDS encoding hypothetical protein (EggNog:ENOG503NVCA; COG:G): MRLTASILATWLQLSAVLAKKPNIVFVLTDDQDMHLQSMDYVPLIKKHLTDKGTSYKRHYCTTSQCCPSRVTLWTGKLAHNTNVTDVLPPWGGYPKFVDQGLNENWLPVWLQEAGYDTYYTGKLFNSHSVDNYDKPFPAGWTGSDFLLDPFTYAYMTPWYQRNREPPVAYDGINTQTLISGKALGFLDDAISNPDKPFFIGIAPIAPHSNMYIDENDVRHWGPPIPLDKHAHLFPDAQVPRTPNFNPDIESGGSWVRGLRKQDDDVVEYNDHYYRERLRSLQSVDELVDDVIKRLEAAKLLDNTYIIYTSDNGFHIGQHRMQPGKMCGYEEDINVPLIIRGPGVPKGEVSNVVTAHVDLAPTIMQLAGIPLRDDFDGAAIPLTKPEQKKAVNKRQEHVTVEFWGMAYMEGGVVFRGGETDVVLNNTYKSLRVIDVKKNDYNFYYSIWCNNEHELYDMKTDPYQMTNLLHPTAKPPKTILGRPFEAVVARLDALLFVLKSCKQKTCVEPWRALHPAGNVDNLKDALNQRFDDFYIKQQKKVRFERCEAGLIIEAEGPQFETDGLLYRDGSSWSEWT, translated from the exons ATGCGGTTGACGGCATCTATCCTCGCAACATGGCTGCAGCTGTCTGCCGTCCTGGCTAAGAAGCCCAACATTGTCTTCGTCCTGACGGATGACCAGGACATGCACCTGCAGTCCATGGACTACGTTCCCCTGATCAAGAAGCACCTCACCGACAAGGGCACTTCCTACAAGCGGCACTACTGCACTACATCGCAATGCTGCCCTTCAAGAGTCACGCTATGGACCGGCAAGCTCGCCCATAACACCAATGTTACCGACGTGCTCCCCCCCTGGG GTGGTTATCCTAAGTTCGTTGACCAAGGTCTCAATGAGAACTGGCTGCCTGTGTGGCTACAGGAGGCCGGCTACGATACCTACTATACGGGCAAGCTCTTCAACTCCCATTCGGTAGACAACTACGACAAACCATTCCCTGCTGGCTGGACCGGGTCTGACTTCCTGCTCGACCCGTTCACATATGCCTACATGACCCCGTGGTACCAGCGCAACCGTGAACCCCCCGTTGCTTACGATGGCATCAATACGCAGACCCTTATCTCGGGAAAGGCACTTGGCTTCCTCGACGACGCTATTTCCAATCCGGACAAGCCTTTCTTCATCGGCATCGCGCCCATCGCCCCGCATTCCAACATGTACATCGATGAGAACGATGTTCGCCACTGGGgtcctcccatccccctaGACAAGCATGCCCACCTTTTTCCCGACGCCCAGGTCCCCCGTACGCCCAACTTCAACCCAGACATCGAGTCAGGCGGTAGCTGGGTGCGCGGCCTGCGAAAGCAGGATGACGACGTCGTCGAGTACAACGATCACTACTACCGCGAGCGCCTCCGCTCACTGCAGTCGGTCGACGAGCTGGTCGACGACGTTATCAAGCGGCTCGAGGCGGCGAAACTGCTGGATAATACGTATATCATTTACACTAGTGATAACGGCTTCCACATCGGGCAGCACCGCATGCAGCCCGGAAAGATGTGCGGCTACGAGGAAGATATCAACGTGCCGCTGATCATCCGCGGACCCGGCGTCCCTAAGGGCGAGGTATCTAACGTCGTTACTGCCCACGTCGATCTGGCCCCGACCATTATGCAGCTGGCTGGCATCCCGTTGCGCGACGATTTTGACGGCGCTGCCATCCCGCTAACAAAGCCTGAGCAGAAAAAGGCCGTGAACAAACGCCAGGAGCACGTTACGGTCGAGTTCTGGGGCATGGCCTACATGGAGGGTGGCGTCGTGTTCCGCGGTGGTGAGACCGACGTCGTTCTTAACAATACTTACAAGTCGCTGCGCGTCATCGACGTTAAGAAGAACGACTACAACTTCTACTATTCCATCTGGTGTAACAATGAGCACGAGCTGTACGACATGAAG ACGGACCCCTACCAAATGACcaaccttcttcaccccacCGCCAAACCTCCCAAGACCATCCTGGGCCGGCCCTTCGAGGCCGTGGTTGCGCGCCTCGACGCGCTGCTTTTCGTCCTTAAGTCGTGCAAGCAGAAGACCTGCGTTGAGCCCTGGCGCGCGCTACACCCAGCGGGCAACGTCGACAACTTGAAGGACGCGCTCAACCAGCGCTTCGACGACTTCTACATcaagcagcagaagaaggtcCGCTTTGAGCGTTGCGAGGCCGGACTCATCATCGAGGCCGAGGGCCCGCAGTTTGAGACGGATGGGCTGCTTTATCGGGATGGTTCTTCGTGGAGTGAGTGGACATAA